A part of Aspergillus flavus chromosome 5, complete sequence genomic DNA contains:
- a CDS encoding putative AMP dependent ligase/synthetase, with protein MGPKDKHYISRGWRERKSPHSLTHSPSHTSRSLNNMAQTIPLPLPGIEHGKRILASVVETRARDGPESTWVSVPIDNEDLSRGFKDISFQQLNNAANHAARWLGEHLPGTSEPFQCFAYAGPKDFRYPILAVAAAKIQKVMVLPSPLVTAEAQLRILENKRCTVYLRPSSMASQVDAILREAPRIQAVEVPEIDEFMREDEAVPYSYGKTWEEGKDDPWLVFHTSGTTGYPKPVTYTHSMMTFPDIAASLPDVELGYIHQYAYRRWYTPVPSLHFVGTVMTLGMPTFLHMITVVGPPVPPSAEIITKTLQYGQVEGALLPPALIDVLCQTSPGLDALRQLKFVHYAGAPLSKKTGDQLASHVRIVPCIGSTEAGGYFTKIHDHRDAWDYISFQDYAGAVFEKRLDDLYELVFTRRPGDSPQQIFKLYPDIDRFETKDLWTEHPVHKGLWKIIGRTDDYVYLSHADGLHASLLEPEIEAHPRVRSALIGGYGRPAPVLIC; from the exons CATCCCACTACCCCTGCCTGGCATCGAGCATGGAAAAAGAATCCTCGCCTCGGTGGTTGAGACACGGGCACGAGATGGACCAGAAAGTACTTGGGTGTCTGTGCCCATTGACAACGAAGACTTGTCGCGCGGATTCAAGGACATCAGCTTCCAGCAGCTGAACAATGCAGCTAATCATGCCGCTCGGTGGCTTGGTGAACACCTGCCAGGAACATCGGAGCCGTTTCAATGTTTCGCTTATGCGGGACCTAAGGACTTTCGATATCCTATTCTCGCTGTTGCGGCTGCTAAGATCCAGAAAGTG ATggttcttccatctcctttGGTAACCGCTGAGGCGCAGCTACGGATTCTCGAGAATAAGAGGTGTACCGTGTATTTGCGACCATCGTCAATGGCAAGCCAAGTGGATGCAATTCTACGCGAGGCACCACGTATTCAGGCTGTTGAGGTTCCAGAGATAGACGAGTTTATGCGGGAAGACGAAGCTGTGCCTTACAGTTACGGCAAAACTtgggaggaaggaaaggacgATCCCTGGCTTGTATTTCACACATCCGGCACGACAG GTTATCCGAAGCCCGTTACCTATACTCATAGCATGATGACTTTCCCTGATATTGCCGCGTCACTGCCGGATGTTGAATTAGGTTATATCCACCAGTATGCCTACCGAAGGTGGTATACGCCAGTACCATCACTGCAT TTCGTGGGGACCGTAATGACACTCGGCATGCCGACCTTTCTGCACATGATCACAGTCGTGGGTCCGCCGGTACCGCCATCAGCAGAAATCATCACGAAAACCCTCCAATATGGCCAGGTCGAAGGCGCCCTTTTACCACCGGCACTAATCGATGTGCTCTGCCAAACTTCACCTGGCCTAGACGCTCTCCGCCAACTGAAATTTGTCCATTACGCAGGCGCCCCCCTCTCGAAAAAGACAGGGGACCAGCTAGCCTCCCACGTCCGCATAGTCCCCTGCATCGGCAGCACAGAAGCTGGTGGCTACTTCACTAAGATTCACGATCACCGCGACGCATGGGATTACATCTCCTTCCAAGACTATGCAGGAGCGGTATTCGAAAAACGACTTGACGACCTTTACGAACTAGTCTTCACTCGTCGCCCGGGGGACTCACCACAACAGATTTTCAAGTTATATCCAGACATCGACCGCTTCGAAACCAAGGATCTCTGGACAGAACATCCAGTTCACAAGGGTCTCTGGAAGATCATCGGCCGCACTGATGATTACGTCTATCTCTCTCATGCGGATGGATTGCACGCCTCGCTGTTAGAACCAGAAATCGAAGCACATCCACGTGTAAGATCTGCTTTGATCGGTGGCTATGGTCGTCCTGCTCCTGTGCTTATTTGTTGA
- a CDS encoding uncharacterized protein (expressed protein) has product MTSTHGLTSHKFSDYSEDEARAQLRRIPSKQHSVEDVKQNLDPFLNETRALEHLNQHCSPSRRIYFPQYYGVLTDINNSKFPLRYKPRRQAVVLEAIKPDMACRRILATGDASMSNLKEGFSMRLNSLPLGSFEVDWYGSLLTDRLRRVDALYDIGIVHGDIEDHHFRLPGEFYDIVLYDFLYHIHFLQRCLISLVLGTLAHYQ; this is encoded by the coding sequence ATGACCTCTACACATGGGCTGACTTCGCACAAGTTCTCAGACTACAGTGAAGATGAAGCAAGAGCACAGCTCAGACGGATTCCCTCAAAGCAGCACTCTGTGGAGGATGTGAAACAAAATCTCGACCCCTTTCTTAATGAGACAAGAGCTCTTGAACATCTCAATCAACACTGTTCTCCGTCACGGAGAATATATTTCCCTCAATATTATGGAGTGCTTACTGATATCAACAACTCGAAATTTCCTCTAAGGTATAAGCCACGACGTCAAGCAGTTGTTCTGGAAGCTATCAAACCAGATATGGCTTGCCGACGTATACTTGCGACTGGTGATGCTTCAATGTCAAATCTGAAGGAAGGCTTCTCTATGAGACTCAACAGCTTGCCACTCGGTTCGTTCGAGGTAGACTGGTACGGATCTCTATTGACAGATCGACTTCGCCGTGTCGATGCATTGTATGATATTGGGATTGTACATGGTGACATTGAAGATCATCATTTTAGACTTCCGGGGGAATTTTATGACATAGTCCTCTATGATTTTCTATATCATATACATTTTCTCCAAAGGTGCCTTATCTCATTAGTGCTCGGAACCCTCGCCCACTATCAGTGA
- a CDS encoding putative microfibrillar-associated protein MfaP1 (unnamed protein product), with protein sequence MPPPLPSHHRGMTANPLKPSRYRPGKPIAEEPSSSEEEEEEDEEEQIKEQERRRLEQQRRQRAQAPKATSFPGGNITKGVKNVQIEEDEDEEGFVTEEEEEESKPPPRVAGDNGGAAAAAPVQAAGEPVSKEESEEEEEEEEESSEEESSSEEETPRRVLLRPTFIKKDKRNNAANQTQNGQGASPNTAAADSAAEAEARRVQRQEKADMLVREQLEKEAIARSAANKQWDDDELEAVEENGIDDKDGIDPEAEYAAWKLRELKRVKREREAIEAAEKEREEVERRRNLTAEEREREDREFIAKQQEEKEATRGQGGFMQRYFHKGAFFRDDLEREGLDRRELMGARFVDDVSRETLPEYMQIRDMTKLGKKGRTRYKDLKTEDTGRFGDGFDNRRRRDAPVGVRDERFLPDRPDDRPKGPTGANAGPVRERRRSRSRSYSPRRDRRPDRRERRESPDRDRSRDRYRPDSRNRRKRSPSPYDDREKRRRLGSVS encoded by the coding sequence ATGCCACCTCCGCTACCTTCCCACCACCGCGGTATGACCGCAAACCCCCTCAAACCTAGCCGTTACCGACCGGGAAAACCGATTGCCGAAGAGCCTTCGTCAtctgaggaagaggaagaggaagatgaggaagaacagaTCAAGGAGCAGGAACGGCGCAGGTTAGAACAACAGCGGAGACAGCGGGCGCAGGCACCGAAGGCGACTTCTTTCCCCGGCGGAAACATTACTAAAGGGGTGAAAAATGTGCAAatagaagaggatgaagatgaggagggcTTCGTtactgaggaagaagaggaagagtcTAAACCTCCCCCTCGTGTTGCTGGCGACAATGGGGGTGCTGCGGCCGCAGCTCCTGTTCAAGCAGCGGGTGAGCCGGTGAGCAAagaggaaagtgaggaagaagaggaagaggaggaagagagctCCGAAGAAGAGAGTAGTTCGGAGGAGGAGACGCCGAGGAGGGTTCTTCTACGACCTACATTTATCAAAAAAGACAAGCGCAACAATGCAGCAAATCAGACACAAAACGGGCAGGGAGCATCACCTAATACAGCCGCTGCGGATTCAGCGGCGGAGGCAGAGGCCCGCAGAGTGCAGCGACAAGAAAAGGCCGATATGTTAGTGCGCGAgcagttggagaaggaagcaATTGCCCGGAGCGCTGCAAACAAGCAATgggatgacgatgaattAGAGGCAGTTGAAGAAAATGGTATTGACGACAAGGATGGAATAGACCCCGAAGCCGAATATGCCGCCTGGAAACTCCGCGAACTCAAGCGCGTCAAGAGAGAGCGTGAGGCAATCGAAGCCGCCGAGAAGGAGCGCGAAGAGGTCGAGCGTCGTCGGAACTTGACAGCGGAGGAGCGTGAACGCGAAGACCGCGAATTTATTGCCAAgcagcaagaagagaaggaagctACTCGAGGACAGGGTGGATTTATGCAACGCTACTTTCACAAGGGTGCCTTCTTCCGCGACGACCTGGAGAGGGAAGGATTGGACCGGAGAGAGCTCATGGGTGCCAGATTTGTGGATGATGTATCGCGCGAAACTTTGCCTGAGTACATGCAGATTCGAGATATGACAAAACTTGGAAAGAAGGGTCGGACACGATACAAGGATCTGAAAACGGAAGATACAGGACGCTTCGGTGATGGCTTTGATAATAGACGTCGTCGCGACGCTCCGGTCGGCGTCAGAGATGAACGATTCCTGCCGGATCGGCCAGATGACCGACCTAAAGGGCCTACGGGAGCCAATGCTGGTCCGGTGCGCGAGAGACGGAGGTCGAGGTCTAGATCATACTCACCAAGACGGGATCGACGACCTGACAGAAGGGAACGTCGTGAAAGTCCTGACCGAGACCGTTCGAGAGATCGGTACCGCCCTGACTCGAGGAATCGCAGGAAACGAAGCCCTTCTCCGTATGATGATCGCGAAAAGCGCAGACGGTTGGGAAGTGTTTCGTGA
- a CDS encoding transport protein particle complex subunit (transport protein particle subunit trs31) yields MAHPARHSAMVSVSNSAANHSNASDKQQPPQQIQHIANTGLRVPSNRKTIYDRHLNRSRNAESSRASFAFLFAEMVIYAQRRVTGIQDLEKRLNEQGYPLGLRLLDLLYYRTITSSTSSSISSSSTSAAPPNRPLRILPLLHLIHGPLWRLLFNRPADALEHSVSPDTPNEYMITDNDPLVNTYISVPKEMSMLNCAAFVAGIIEGVCDGCGFEAKVTAHNQPTEMWPGRTIFLVRFGESVMEREKVLERAGIK; encoded by the exons ATGGCACACCCCGCCCGCCATTCCGCCATGGTGTCCGTCAGCAACAGCGCCGCAAACCACTCAAACGCTAGTGACAAGCAGCAGCCACCGCAGCAGATCCAGCACATCGCCAATACCGGGCTGCGCGTCCCCTCGAACCGGAAGACCATCTATGACAGACATCTGAATCGCAGTCGGAATGCGGAATCCAGCCGGGCAAGTTTCGCCTTTCTCTTTGCGGAGATGGTCATATATGCCCAGAGAAGGGTAACAGGTATCCAGGATCTCGAGAAACG ATTAAATGAACAAGGATACCCCCTGGGACTCCGTCTTCTTGATCTACTCTACTACCGAACGATAACTAGCTCGACTTCATCGTCTATATCTAGCTCGTCGACTTCTGCCGCTCCTCCTAATCGACCCCTCCGTATCCTGCCCTTGCTCCATCTCATTCACGGTCCTCTCTGGCGACTCCTTTTTAATCGTCCCGCAGATGCTCTTGAGCACTCTGTCTCTCCCGATACACCCAACGAATATATGATTACGGATAATGACCCGCTTGTGAACACATACATTAGTGTACCTAAGGAAATGAGCATGCTGAATTGTGCAGCTTTCGTGGCGGGAATCATTGAAGGTGTCTGTGACGGCTGTGGCTTCGAGGCCAAGGTTACGGCTCACAATCAACCAACGGAGATGTGGCCTGGTCGGACGATCTTCTTAGTGCGCTTTGGGGAGAGCGTtatggagagggagaaggtaTTGGAGAGGGCTGGCATCAAATAA